caTTGGCCTAAAGCTTCACGATTGTGACCCCACTAGcgtgaacgcgaagaaaaaaCATCCCTCAGCCAAaattcttcatcgcgaacgccaAGCACCTTCCGCatccgcgaagaaggaaaccagtagCAAAATATTTGCTATTTTGGACTTaactccgggtggtccgaaacacacctgagccacccaggaccccgtccaaatacaccaacaagtccataaacataatatggACCTACGCAAAGTCTTCGAGCACGTAAAACAATATTGTAACTtagaatcgcacctcaaaaccaaattaatAAACCTTTGAACTTCCAATTTCTTCAACTAGCTCCAAACGCGACGAATCATGCTTAGACAACTcgaaatgacgccaaattttatgtACAAGTAAAAATATCACCCTACGAACCTATTCCTAAGCAgaaaatcccaaacagacatcgatacaccaaagtctacttcaaatcaaatttaagaaactctaaaaccttcaaggagccaactttcaacattaagagTCGAAACGCTCCCGAATTACTTGAAACTCGATCAGAATACTTGAAacccaccttaggccactattaagaaaCTAAATGCTAcgaattcaacccgaacccttagAAAACTAAACAAATCATCTCCGCAacttataaaatagtaaaagtgcAAAGGAAAAGTATTAAATAGGGGAACGAAAATCTAGAtagcaaaacaaccggtcggatcgttacattcccttcccattgtcattttatatattttacttGCTACTTTTGttgctttatgtatatatatCTGTACATGATTTTAGTAGGTATTTTATCTTAGCCTTGCCACTACCTCGTCGGGGTTAGGTTCGGTGCTtacagagtacattgggtcagtcaTGCTATACTTCTACACTTCTTTGTGCAGATTCTGGAGTTTGTCCAGGTGGCATTTAGCCGAGTTGCTGCCCTGATACATCTATAGTTGGAGACTTGAGGTGAACCTGCATGGCAATCGTAGTCCTTGAAGTCTATTTCTTTATCCAGTTGTACTTTTTATTCTACTTGAAAAGTTGTAATTCCTTCAGACATTGGTTGTAACACTTTTTAgtatgctcatatacttgtgacaccagattccgAGTTTTGGCTAGTCAATGatggaattattattatctatTTATGAATTATACAGCTTTAACTCTTATTATACTACTTTCAATTGTCTAAAAATGATAAGTTGTGTACTAATTTTCGCTTTCCTAGAAAGTGGACGTTATCCGCCATCATGGCCATGCAGTtggggatttcgggtcgtgataagttgatatcagagtactaggtttcctaggtctcacgattcatgagaaaGATTAGTAGAGTCGGGAGGATCGGCACAGggacgtgtgtacttatcttctagaggctataaggctttagaaAAAAACTTcgcttctttctttctctatcgtgcgatatTATTCTATCACTGAagtttgaaccattctattcttgttctttcgcagatggtgaggacacgcacaacatcCCCAGCCGGTCAGGAGTTGGATCCCCAGGTTGCTGACACTACCAGGGGTATGGGCCAAGGTCgagctagaggtagaggtagagcttAGTCTAGAGCACGTGCAACAACACTTACTACAAGGCCTCAGTTCGAGCAGTAAGAGGAGGTCCCTGTTTAGAGCATACCAGTTGGACCAACTCTGGTCCTAGAGGGGTTTATTGCCACCCCAGTACCTTAAGATGCTCTAGTCTGACTGGTAGGCCTTATGAAGAGTGTGGCCCAGGTCGGTGCGTTTCCTGTAGCACTACTTGTCTCtaaggctggaggaggagcctagactcTCGTTACTCACACACAAGAGCAGGTGGCTCACGGATATTAGATTCTTACAATTCCATcagttggagtagttcagccTGTCATTGTTACATAGCCCGGGGAGAGGCCTGCTATGTCGTTAGAGGGGTTGAatagattggacaagttcacaaaGTTATTTCCTATTCCCTTTGGTGGCACAAATTCTAAGGACACATAGGATTTTATAGATTGTTTCCATgaggtgttgcgcaacatgggtaaAGTGGAGTTCAACAGGTGGTGGCAAGACTATGTTCGAGGCAGACCATCAAGTTCACCTCCACTCGCTTAGGACCAGTTTTCACAGTTATTCATGGAGAAGTTCATCACTTTTACTCTGATAGAGAAGTACCGCAACCAATTTGAGCGCCTCCAGTAGGGTAGCATGATGGTTACCCAGTACGAGACCAGATTTCATAGATTTATCTCGCCATGTAGTTGTCttgatccctactgagagggagagagtgagtagattcattgatggccttacTTTTGGTATTAGGCTACAGATGGAAAATGAGACTatggatgatatttctttccagcgAGTTGTAGAATTTCTAGATGGATCGAGAGGATTCGTGGTCAGGGTAGGGAGGTAGTatctgacaagaggcctcatcattttaTTGGTTTCAGTCGTGACTCGTCTGTAGGAAGAGGTTTATTTGGTAGTGGTCATCCTCCCAAGCCGATCCAGTCAGTGCTTCAGGTATCTCACAGTACTTCGGGtagtcgtggttcttatgggtaTCATCTtgagcagctagcctacagtgcacttTTAGCTCCGGTCAGTGCACTTCTGACTcaaagttatcagggtggttatttagGTCGACAAGGTCAGTAGTCACAATCGACGACTTGTTATACTTATGCAGACTTGAGGTACTTCACGAGGTTTTGTCCTAGATCACAGAGCAGCATGCCACAACAGGgtactcgtgccatggttccagcaTCGGTTGCTCCACCTCCCATTCAACCAGCTAAGGGAACAGGTCAGGTTGCCTGAGGTGGtagtcaggccattagaggtggaggccatctaGGGAGAGGCCATctgagaggtggaggtcagagtgGTAGGGCTCAACCCCATTTtttatgcatttccagctagacctgaggcatAGCCATCTGATGCggtcatcacatgtattattccagtttgccatagagatgcatcggttttATTTGATTcgggctctacatattcctatgtgtcatcctattttaccTAATATATGGATGTGTCTCTTGATTCTTCGAgtgctcctatttatgtgtctatgccTGTGGGAGATTATATTGTGGTAAACCGTGTTTATTGTTCGTGCATAGTCTCTATCAtgagttatgagactagagtaGATCTTCTTTTACATAGCATGgaagactttgatgttatcttgggcatggactggttgtcaccatatcatgcTATCTTAGATTGTAACGCCAAGAATGTGACATTAGCTATGTTGGGGTTTCCTCGATTGGAGTGGAGAGGGGCTCCTGGTCATTCCACTAGTAGGGTCATTTCTTATGTAAAGACTCGACGTATGGCCGAGATGGGGTGTCTGGCATATTTAGCCTATATTCGTGATCCTAGTGTGGAAGTTCCTTCTATGTATGTGGTACCAGTTGTGCACGATTTTTCAGAGGTGTTTCTTATAGATTTGtcgaggatgccacccgatagagatattgacttttgcattgatttggttcTAGGCACTCAACCCTATTTATACcgcaccatatcatatggcactaGTTGAGTTAAAAGAAATGAAGGAGCAATTGtaggattttcttgataagggattcattagacctagtgtctcaccttgggatgcaccagtgttgtttgtgaagaagaaggatggaacgatgaggatgtgtatagatgatcggcaattgaacaaggtcactatcaagaacaagtatccgttgtcgAGACTTGATGACTTCTTTGATCAGCTTcggggtgccaaggtattttccaagattaaATTGAGATCTGGCTATTATCAGTTGAAGGTTAGGGCAttggatgtccctaagacagcttttcgaactcggtatggtcactacgagtttttggtgatgtcatttggcttgactaatgccccagcagcctttatggatttgatgaaccaggtgttcaagccctatatgGATTCTTTTATGATTGTCTATATTGaagatattttggtttactccagcagtcgagaggagcatgagcatgagcaacatctctGGATAGTACTTCAGAATTAGATGGATCGTCAGTTGTATGCCGAGAttttaaagtgtgagttctggtagATCTCGGTTGTCTTTTTGGGCCACGTTGTATCTTTCTAGGGcattaaggtagatccaaagaagattgaggtagttcaaaacTTGCCTAGACTTACTTCATCtatagagatttggagtttttgggtttggcaggttattatcaccggttcatggaggggttttcatctgtTTCATCCCCATTAACCAAGTTGACCTCGGAAGGTGCTCTTTTTAGATGGCCCAACGAGTGTGAGGtaagatttcagaagctcaagactgcattgactacaactccaatgttggtgttgcctacaagttcgAGATCTTACaccgtatattgtgatgcatcacgtattgggcTAGGCACGATATTGATGCAGGAAGATAGGGTGATTGACTAAGCATCtcggtagttgaaggttcatgagaagaattaccatgttcatgacttagagttggcatccattgttcacgcgttgaagatttggaggcactatctatacggcGTTCtgtgtgaggtctataccgaccatcggagaCTCATGtacctgttcaagcagaaagatcttaatttgtaGCAGcgtagatggttagagttgctaaaagactatgatatcaccatattatatcatccggggaaggccattgtagtggctgatgcattgagtaggGCTGAGAGCATGGACAATTTGGCATATTTACTGGTAGCAGAGAGGTCACTAGCCGGGTTCgtgcttgtgttgtggcacagtcatcattgttggagcatatcaaggctcgccagtttgatgatccttacttgttggtgttgaaagaCACGATGTTGtagggtggtgctaaggaggttgtgattggagataatggtgttatgcggcttcagggccggatttgttttccaaatgttgatgggctgagagagttgatccttgtgGAGGTACACAGTTTGCGCTATTtcattcacccaggtgtcacgaagatgtaccatgacttgaaacaacactattggtggcgaagGATGAAGAACGATATTTTTgcttatgtctctcggtgtttgaattatcaataagtgaagtacgagcatcagaaaccgggtGGATTAACATAGAGATTAGAGATATCGGAGTGGAGGTGGGAGCgcattttgtggtaggcttaccacagaCCTTGAGGAAATATTACATAGTCTGGtttattgtggaccggttgactaagtcggcacacttcattctgaTGGTaacttcctattcttcagagtggttggctcagatttataaCTAGGAGATTATTCGCCTGCATGGcatgcctatttccatcatttttTATCGAGTCACACAATTCACATCGTGtttttggagagtcgtgcagcATGAGTTGGACATGCGGGTCGGGTTGAGCACCACGTTTCATCCTTAGACGAACAGAcggtccgagtgcactattcaaatcTTGGGGGACATGTTACGTGCATGTGTTTTTGATTTCagaggttcatgggaccagttcttacctctagcagagttcgcctacaacaacaacaactatcaactGAGCatccatatgaggccttatatgggaggcgatgtcattcgccgattggttggtttgagcccggagaGTCGAGATTGTTGGGAACTGATTTGGTCCGTCATgttatggagaaggttaaggtgattcaggagcaactttgTACAGCTGAGTTCTGGCAAAAGAGTTATATAGACCAGAAGGTTTGATATGTAGTCTATATGGTAGATGGGAAGGTTCTTCTCTGAGTGTTGCATATGAAGGGtgtggtttgggaagaagggcaagtcgaGCTCGAGGTTTACTGGCCcgtttgagatcttggagagagttgggtAGGTTGCTTATATGCTTGCATTGTCTCCTAGCCTAATAGGGGTACTTTCGGTATTTCACATTTCCATGCTTTGGAAGTACCAAAAGGACAACTCACATTTTTTGGACCTTATCACGGTGTAACTTGATGAAAATCTGACCTTTGAGGAAGAGCGAGTAGCTATTCTAGATAGGCAGGTTCgtaagttgagatccaagagttttccttctgtgaaagttcagtggagaggtcagccgctCGAGGCGACTACGTGGGAGTCtgagtctgtatacacccctacctttttaccagtccaagtacttttctatgtccgttctaGGACGAACATTTCTTTTAGATGTGAAGAATCTGACGACctaataggtcattttgagtactagcctttatTTATGTGTTTCGAGACCTTCCAAAGCTTCATTTAATGTTTCTTTATTTGTGTGTGTGGTCCCTGTCATTTTTGAAAAGcgtttatgtgaaaatttgaaggaAATGTAATTTTTAACttaaaatgaggctagagttCACCACGATTCATATTTTGGGTAAATGACCatggatcggtgttttgacaattttggtaggttcgtatgattattttggacttgtacgcatatttggttggggtTCGGGGTGTCCCGAATGCATTTCAGTGCATTATGTGCGAAATTATGAAAATTCAGTTGAAGTTTAAAATTCATGAGTTTTGAAGatcattttttcttatttgatgttattttgatgatttgaggtagagaGCAAGTTCGTAGTATGTTATAACTAGTGTTTATGTTCGGAACCCGAGGTTTCGGGTGAGTAATGGATGGTTTTTAGATGGTTTGCAACTGATGGTGTTCAACAATTGCTGGTGCATTACTGCAAATCTCGCAAATGTGAGGTcttgctcgcatttgcgagcctcgcTATTGCTGTCAAgcgatcgcatttgcgatcatggaTCTGAGCTGGGAGGCAGTCGTTGGTTGCATTTGCGACCATTGGGATTTTAGGACATCTTCTCAATTGTGAAGAAGTTATCCACATTTGCAAAAGAGGGCACTTCATATTTGCGATTAAAATGTCACATTTGTGACTTCTGTGCATTTGATGCACTGATCGCATTTGCTATCCATGTGTTGCATTTGCGGGCATCACATTTGTGAACGGGTGTTTGCAAATGCAACACCTGCAGatgggtaaaagaggggaaaaacaggacttagctcattttacaccatttctcaatccaaatactctagaggcgatttttgaagagctCTTTCTTCCCATATTTATCGGTAAACAACTCTAATTCATTTTCTATCAATTCCCCCTTATCTTTCATGAGTTTTCAagatcaaatctatgaatttcatggtagaaattagggattgtGGGTTGAATTTATGGATTTGCTAAagttgagatttagacctcaaattgaggtcagatttcgaaataaatcacataatcgggctcggggttgAATTGTTTCATTTGTGGATAGTTTCTAaatcttattttgaattgtttgattaGATTCGGTTGGTTTGAAGGGTTGTTAGAAAGGCAATGTCGTAGTTGGTTGGTTGATTTGGttgtggagtgaggtaagtgtcgtgtttaaCTTTGACTTAAAGGAATTAGGACtagttggtctatttgctatgtgaattacatgtggaGACGACGTATATctaaggtgacgagtatatatgcgccatcatgggttaaagcatgcatgTGGAAACTGATATATTGTACCATGTTGCTTCTTTTACCAtgccttatatgctttagttaGATCATTATTCTTTGATTTTTCGCTTTCGTGTTATTGATTAATTTGAAGTTGTTGGgatgctggagttcgaatttaCTTCCCACCTTGCATTGCTACTTTAGATTATtgttgttgcttggtgaggaagagtgaaagcacgaagggtattATTGTGCCTTATTTtgcatattgttattattgattgaGCAATAGTAAGGATAAAAtcccgaagggtgatgccgtgcacttgatttcttattatcatttatcatatcatgtgaggaaaagagtaaaagtatgaagggtgatgttgtgccatttcatttatcatatcctatggtgaggatgagagtaaaagcacgaagggtgacgaTGTGCCATTGCATATAtcatattacatggtgaggatgagagtaaaagcacgaagggtgatggcatTCCATTTGATGATTTCAATGCTTAACTCGATTTTTGGATTTGTAAATTTACTTGGCTGTGTCTTTGTTTATTTCGGAAAGAGATTACTTGGTGAATTGCACTTACTAATCTGACCTTGCCCCCTTTTTTTTTACATGTTCTCTTCCCATTTGTCATTTTATATGTTTTACTTGTTACTTTTTTTGCTTtatgtatttatatttgtacatgattttagtaggtgtcttgtcttagtcTCGTCAATACCTCATCGGGGTTAGTATCGGCACGTACGGAGtgcattgggtcggttgtactcatattacacttctgcacttcttgtgaagattttggagttggtcccagtggtgtTTAGCAAAGTTGATGCCAGGATTACATCTGcatttggagacttgaggtagactTGCATGGCGACAGcagtccctgaagtccccttccttatCTAGTTGTATTGTTTATTCTATTCGAACAGTTGTAATTCCTTCAAACATTAGTTGTAGCACTTTTTattatgctcatgtacttgtgacaccagattccgGATTTTGGCTAGTCGGTGTTGGAATTATTATGCCTATTTTGAAATTCTACAGCTTTAACTCTTATTATACTGCTTTCAATTGTCTAAAAATGATAAGTTGTGtactaatattggcttgcctagcaagtggacgttaggcgtcatcacggtcccgcggttaggattttgggtcgtgactatatgcaacatcacgagccTTTCTGTAAGcttaactcttctgcctagattgcGCTGTatgaagctgctcctgaatcaacttcaccttctccaaagcatgacagaccaaatcagtgcccaacaatctagcctccccaggctcaaaccaactaacCGGATAATGACATAGCCTCCCATATAAGACCTCAAAAGGAGATATTTGGATAGTCGATTGATAGcaattgttgtaggcgaactcagCAAAcggaagaaactgatcccatgatcccccgaaatcaatgacacatgcacgtaacatgtcctccaaaatctgaatagtgcgctttgaCTACCCGTCTGTCTGGAATGAAATTCATACTCAGCTCGATCTGTTTTCCCAACTCACGTTGCACTTCTCTCCAAAACGTGTTGTAAATTGTGTGCCTCGATCCGAGATAATTGAC
This region of Nicotiana tomentosiformis chromosome 4, ASM39032v3, whole genome shotgun sequence genomic DNA includes:
- the LOC138910090 gene encoding uncharacterized protein; protein product: MDVSLDSSSAPIYVSMPVGDYIVVNRVYCSCIVSIMSYETRVDLLLHSMEDFDVILGMDWLSPYHAILDCNAKNVTLAMLGFPRLEWRGAPGHSTSRVISYVKTRRMAEMGCLAYLAYIRDPSVEVPSMYVVPVVHDFSEVFLIDLSRMPPDRDIDFCIDLVLGTQPYLYRTISYGTS